ATGGACTGGTGCTggtgggaggagctgggatagGGATGAGGTGCTGGTGGGAAGAACTCTGGTCCATCGGGAGCATCCAGGAGGGATCAGGTGGTGGGAGGAGGAGCTCTGGTCCATCGGGAGCATCCAGGAGGGATCAGGTGGTGGGAGGAGGAGCTCTGGTCCATCGGGAGCAtccagggggagggagggaggagctggtCAGGATCCAGGAGGGTTGGACTGGTGGTGGTGGGAGGAGCTGGTCCATAGGGATCATCCAGAAGGGATCAGGTGGTGGGAGGAGCTCTGGTCCatcaggagcagccagagggagggaggagctggtTTGTCAGGATCCAAGGAGGGATGGAGTGGTGCTggtgggaggagctgggatagGGATAAGGTGCTGGTGGGAAGAACTCTGGTCCATGGGGATCATCCAGGAGGGATCAGGTGGTGGGAGGAGGAGCTCTGGTCCATGAGGAACAtccagggggagggagggaggagctggtGTGTCAGGATCCAGGAGGGATGAGGAGGTGGTGGGAGGAACTCTGGTCCATCAGGActcaggagagaaaaatgatGGTGGGAGGAGAAGCACTGATCCATAACAATCCAAGATGGATGAAGAGGTGGTGGGAACACTGGTCCATAAGGATCCAGGAGGGATGAGGAGGTGGGAGAAGGAGCATTGGTCCTTGAGGACCCTCCAGGGGGGATGAggtggtgctgggagcactggtgcTGTGTTGAGAGCTCAGCTGGGGCAGCACctgggccctggggctgggtttgggctcAGGAATCTCTGCTGCCATGTCTGCAGCCCAGCAAGCAGAAGAGGAagttctcctccttcttcaagAGCCTCGTGATCGAGCTGGACAAGGAGCTCTATGGGCCAGACAATCACCTGGTGGaggtgagctgggaggggatccCAGTGGAAACGGGGCCCTGTGCTCCCCCTCTGGGTGCTCAGCTCCCAGGCCAGggcctgtcctgctgggagagggacCTGAACAGGTTTttggggctggggcagtgccaggctctccatggggaccaggctctgctgcattcccagctcAGGTTTAGAGATGCCCTTTtgcccctggcagagctcagctctgccccctcccagcccaggtctgagccagagctggagctgaggtgtgtggggacagggacgtggccccaggggcagctgtcccccaggctggcacagctgggtccccagagggtgctgacCCCACAGAGCCTCACCCCAGGGCCCTGGGGGAAGAAGggtttgccctcctgcctgtcccctgcctgggAGAGGGATCAAGGCTTTTTTGggtgctcctgcctggagctctccctgcacccagctcctgcttttgCCCTGGGAGATCCTGTGGAGAGGCTGAATCCCCTTCCAGGggaagctgggagcagctctggtgcaCATTCCTGCAGGATTGATCCAGAAGCTTTGGGAGCCCTGCACCCCAAGCACTCAGGGCTGGAACtgccccagtccatcccagtgctggggcacagcctgggctgggatggactgggagagCTCTGAGCTGCCACCAGTGggaccaggagctgccaggggtgCCCCAGGCTgtgtggctgtgcctgcccccacccagagccccagcccagctggcagggTTGGTTCCATGGCCCTGCCTGAGCTGTGTCCCCGTTGTCCCTGGCAGTGGCACCGGATGCCCACAACCCAGGAGACCGACGGCTTCCAGGTGAAGCGTCCCGGGGATGTCAATGTGAAGTGCACCCTGCTGCTCATGTTGGACCACCAGGTGCGGCCTGGGGGGCACCCAggggtggggatgggctgggacagggctttGGGCGAGcgtttggggtgcagggattgaaaggagcacagggagctccaggcatggagctgcagtgacacaggggctgggggggtcaCTCCTGAGTGCCTCTTctttgggcagcagcaggaatttctccatggaaagggagtTAAAAGCTGGGACAGGACCTAGGATGAGGGTTTGGGGATGTAGGGATCAAAAGGAGCACAGGGAACTCCCAGCATGGAgctgcagtgacacaggggctgtgggagacACTCCTGAGTGCATTTTctttgggcagcagcaggaatttctccatggaaagggagtTAAAAACTAGGACAGGGCTTTGGATGAGGGTTTGGGGGATGAAGGGATCAAAAGGTGCACAAGGAGCTCTGGGCATGGAgctgcagtgacacaggggctgtgggagacACTCCTGAGTGCATTTTctttgggcagcaggaggaatttctcTGTGGAAAGGGAGTTAAAAAGTGGAACAAACTGCCTAAAGAGTGACCCATCCCTTGGGCTGTCCCAGGACACTCAGTGCTCTGGCTGGGGTCAGGACAGGGGTGggtcaggctgggctctgctctgggggggcttttccagcctggctgctcccatggctgaccccagctgtccccacagcccccccagtACAAGCTGGACCCACGGCTGGCCCGGCTGCTGGGGGTGCACACCCAGACCAGGGCCAGCATCATGCAGGCCCTGTGGCTCTACATCAAACACAACAAACTGCAGGACAGCCACGAGAAGGAGTTCATCAACTGCAACCGCTACTTCCGCCAGGTACCTGCACATTCCCCCCTCATCCAGCTGGGAAAagcctcccacagctcccacagcccctccaggctctggctgtgccccttccctgggccCTGGCTTGCACCACCAGCTTGGGGATGCCCCAGCTGGCTGCACAGGTGAGGggagcccctgccatgggtgcCCAAGGCTCTGCTTTGCCCCCCAGATCTTCAACTGCGTCCGCATGCGCTTCTCCGAGATCCCCATGAagctggcagggctcctgcagcacccagaccCCATCATTATCAACCACACCATCAGgtgggggcacagcctgggcacggccctgggctgggcactgggtGGGCAATGGAGggggctgaaggagctgcatgGGATGGGGAAGTGTCTGCAGGACTGGGGTGCCCCATGGGGTGGAGAGTGGGCAGTGTCCCTGGGACTGGGGGACTCCATGGGCCaggaggtgtccccagggctgggagtgctcagTAGGGTGGGGagtgagcccagcagtgcccccagggctggggggctctgtgagcccagcagtgcccccagggctggggggctctgtgagcccagcagtgcccccagggctggggggctctgtgagcccagcagtgtccccagggctggggcctctgtgagcccagcagtgtccccagggctggggggctctgtgagcccagcagtgtccccagggctggggggctctgtgagcccagcagtgcccccagggctggggcctctgtgagcccagcagtgtccccagggctggggggctctgtgagcccagcagtgcccccagggctggggggctctgtgagcccagcagtgtccccagggctggggggctctgtgtgcccagcagtgcccccagggctggggggctctgtgagcccagcagtgtccccagggctggggggctctgtgagcccagcagtgtccccagggctgggggcctCTGTGAGCCCAGCAGTGTCCACAAGGCTGGGGGGCTCCATGGGCCAGGGGCACAGGAGGCTTTGAGGTCTCCAGCCTGAAGGACCAGCCCAAGTCACCTGGAAGGGGAAGAACCACCAAATTTGAGGCTTTCTGGGGCACTGGTGTTGCTGTTGGGGGTCCATCCaccccagccaggtgggggctCAGCCCAACCCCATTGCCCCAGTGTGGACCCCAATGACCAGAAGAAGACAGCCTGCTATGACATCGACGTGGAGGTGGACGATCCCCTCAAAGCCCAGATGAGCAATTTCCTGGCCTCCACCACCAACCAGCAGGAAATCGCCTCCCTGGATGCCAAggtgggaggggacactgccgggggccagctgtgtcctgtgaggggacacagctcctcTGACCCCTGTCACCTGCCCAGATCCACGAGACCATCGAGTCCATCAACCAGCTGAAGACTCAGAGGGATTTCATGCTGAGCTTCAGCAACAACCCCCAGGATTTCATCCAGGAGTGGATCAAATCCCAGAGGAGGGACCTCAAGGTAAAGGGGAACAATtctggggaggtttaggttggatattgggagaaatttcttcctggaaggGGTTGTccagtgctggcacagagggcagtggtggagtccccatccttgGAGGGGTCCAGAACCAtggatgtggcccttggggacatggggcactgGTGAACGTGGTGGTGGTGTTGGGCTAAGGGTGGAAGGTTTTTTCCAACCCTAACAATTGCATGACTCTgaagccctggggctgggcagagtggggggctgggaggggtctgggtccctcccagagctcagggaagggTCTGGGTCCATCCCGGATCTCAGGGAGGGGTCTGGGTCcatcctggagctcagggagggGTCTGGGTCcatcctggagctcagggagggGTCTGGGTTCATCCCAAGTTCAGGGAAGGGTCTGGGTCCATCCCGGAGCTCAGGGAGGGGTCTGGGTCCCCCGTGGATCCCTCTGGATCCCTCACTCCCGCTGCCCCGTCCCGTTCGGGTCAGATCATCACGGATGTGATCGGGAACCCCGAGGAGGAGCGGCGGGCCGAGTTCTACCAGCAGCCCTGGGCGCAGGAGGCCGTGGGCAGACACATCTTCGCCAAGGTGAGCTcgggggtggg
The DNA window shown above is from Molothrus aeneus isolate 106 chromosome 28, BPBGC_Maene_1.0, whole genome shotgun sequence and carries:
- the SMARCD2 gene encoding SWI/SNF-related matrix-associated actin-dependent regulator of chromatin subfamily D member 2, giving the protein MGPAAAQYQQRPGMPPGGRMPMAGLQVGPPGAPPYGAATPLRPGLPQAMMDPFRKRLLTPQAQPPMATPRRGVKRRKMADKVLPQRIRELVPESQAYMDLLAFERKLDQTIARKRMEIQEAIKKPLTQKRKLRIYISNTFTPAKEEGEGGERVASWELRVEGKLLEDPSKQKRKFSSFFKSLVIELDKELYGPDNHLVEWHRMPTTQETDGFQVKRPGDVNVKCTLLLMLDHQPPQYKLDPRLARLLGVHTQTRASIMQALWLYIKHNKLQDSHEKEFINCNRYFRQIFNCVRMRFSEIPMKLAGLLQHPDPIIINHTISVDPNDQKKTACYDIDVEVDDPLKAQMSNFLASTTNQQEIASLDAKIHETIESINQLKTQRDFMLSFSNNPQDFIQEWIKSQRRDLKIITDVIGNPEEERRAEFYQQPWAQEAVGRHIFAKVQQRRQELEQVLGIRLT